The Plodia interpunctella isolate USDA-ARS_2022_Savannah chromosome 9, ilPloInte3.2, whole genome shotgun sequence genome includes the window GCACACCGTTGTTGCCTTTGTTTACCCCGTAAGGAATTAaaacttagggtgagttgcaacttgacgtcaataagtgatgaattttgaatttaaatcaaatttgacgtcGATTTTAATCaacgcgccgctgacgtttagacaaaatggcgtattttgcgttttctgcgcacgttaaaattTACGTCAAAgctgacggtgcaactcacccttcaATGCATATGTAACTTTTAGAATTATAGATCCCCAAGAAACATGacatatagtataatatttttgtaagacTAACATTTTTACGAACAAATTGTACAAGTTACATTTTGTTcttagcaataaaattaagtactgAATGCTGTTGCATTTAATCGATACTACTTTTGTAagttatcgattttttttccaCGTTAGCTGAATATAGACTACATATCCTGACATTTGTTATAATGGCGGGCAGTACAAAGTACTTATTGGCTAATTTGGAAGCCGTAGCGAATTACTTTGAAATATGCGTAGTATATCGGCAAATTCAGGGTcattctgtttattttatgaccaCCATTTTATCCTCAATGATACCATTTGGTACTCAACGGGATGGGATTTGGCACTGCTTTGTATTGCCGAGTTAGTTCATGGATAAATtcgtttaaaaacataatgaaatttggaatacgCTTAATTTTCGATAAACAAACTCGTTTAACTACCAACCTTTACCTTTTcgtaatactataataaaaatataaaataagatcACAAAGCTAAGCAAAATTAGTTTTGAAGCCTTCAACGTATAATTCCCAAGCCACAACCGGTTTATTCATCGGCGCAAGCAAAGAGAAAAGGTTTTCCATTCATTTTCCTATTATACGGGAAATTTGGACGGCCCCCTCAAGCCATACGTCGGCTGACGTGCATTGTGCCCATGATTAATGATATCCCgcactttttatataaaaaacgtcttacatttttatagcCCGTTTTCTAATGTCACGATGAAAATGCATCTAAACTCGAGCACGCaacttaatttgaatttatgacgtttttaattacctattacacatttattatttttttatttgtgaaaaagcGAAAGTTCAATgaccttttaattttttatcaagacCACCCAGTCATCAcacaaatttgaatgaaatactTAAATCTAAGTTTGTTTTCCGTTGACAATATTGTATacttaatcattattattttttagtcaATTTAACCGTATTATGCACAAATGTGATTAAACTTTCAATACCCATAAAGTAACATCAGAAACATATTACCGACTGCgtcaacaaaaaagtaaattaaccAGCAAAAGGAAAGGAAATTCTCATTCACTTTCGCTGTCACAAAAACACGTGTACCAGGGCATCAAAGAGATAATGCAGGCAAAACAAGCTCGGCTAATGTGCCGTATTAAGTTTCTGAACCAACAAGAGCGAACGTACGCGACGGCATTCTGCCCTAGTGTCGTATGTCAGAAGCATATGGCAGAGCAGAGGTCGTGAATAGATCCGATCTGTTTGTACAGCTATGGGATATGTGAAAACAAGCATTTTAGACAAacgtttttgatttattattatgtattttcattttgactGATACTCGGCGCGCGGAGTAAGCTATTTTGagattttaaatgcgaaaagtcttgtgttttaatattttttcatactttatCAAGTTAACCAAACGTCTTGCAAATGTACTTTTTCGCCATGAAATATCCATATGCCTAtttcataaagaaaaaatactgttcacGTTCATGCGTAAAGCCTTGGGCAATAGCCAGTCGTAATAGATATCAATTGTTCTTTAACGCCCTCGAATAAGTCATAtattaaagtatatatttacctattacATAAACGCAAGAAAGACCTTAGCAacaatatgttaaaatatgaaaatccaAATATCATCAGTCAGCGAAAAACAGTCCCATTTTCGCCGCCATTTTCTCGCAGTCCACAAAAACGTCGCGTGCCAGCGTATCAGTCAGCAGGAAACTGTAGGggaaactacgaatcacgcaGCCCTGAAACCTATTCGAGACGTCTTTGTCTTCTATGTGTAGGAATAAATTAGCAAACAATTTACCGAATAAGCGTACCTATACCTTTTGTTagcgtaatttattttggtattgctatgaaatacaaataaacgttattatattatctacacagataaaaatatatgtaaatggGAATTACCTAGAGGTTTTGATTCCCTTATGAAATCGGAAATAGGCAACATAAATGTTCATTTTTTCTTATCGcgattatttaaatgtcaGATTATTTTACTGCTAAAAGAGTTTTCCCTGATACTTTTAAGCGTTTCTAAGAACGGTTGTCACATGATAAGAACGACAACAAAGAGATCCTATAAGAGTTCTGTTAACTTTTAAGGTCCTTTCCCAATTTCAACGCCAAATAATAGCacaaaacattgtaaatatcTTGACAAATCTTTTTCATAGGTAGAAAAGATAAGTGCAGCCTGCACAAAGCCTGCATCTGCATAATCGATAGCTTATTGCCATTCCCCCTTTACTTCTAAATTGCAAATTTTCCGCGCGATTTCGTTCCGCcgaatatattttcaactcGCAAAACGGCACGTAACTATTTCCCCTATTTCTTATTCGTTTTGttgatatttcttttgtaaGTTTTTCTGCTTTTATATCACCGCTCGCGAATACGTAAGGATTCCTTATTCTGAGTTTGTCTTATTTATTAGGattacaataaacaataaaatcaaagttaTTGATAGACTCCTGTCTGTCACctgctttatttttctttttgttgaaaaaaattaataagtgtGATGTGTTGAACAGTCCTTGGGACCATTGTGATTAAAAGGAAAGAAactataaacttttaaaatttcagaagacaattattttcgaatttattaaattttatttttgttttccgttttaattaagtcaaatttgacttatGTAATTAACTAATTACTTAGCGGCTCGACTGCTTTTAATATAAAGGAAGGCAGCGAATGAAAGCTTTAAATATCaacattctatttttattttttctttacctATGAAAAGTAAGTTAAgctactttgcatttttcagcgcaggttaaagttaacgtcaaagttgattggtgcaacccaccctaaccACCCAACCCTCtcattaattgtttttattcccatttttcgaaaaaaaaaaacatgaattcCAGAATGATTTTTCAATGcgaaatcaataaatatcgTGTTTAATTTCACTGTCTGTCATGGACTGTTGAGAATATAGAAGTATCATACTCGCACACACGCTCAACTATGcaacaaatattgtaaatatttgttaaaaatatattttccgcTAGAGTCCTGAATTTATCCAagccattattattttcaaaattagttaaaaaatctGTGTCTGTGACCataacaataaacattaaaaaatatgtatatcctCAGTTAAACACAAATATCACGAGGCCGTAAAATCCGTGACATTTGAATGGCAATCATACAGCAAAGTTCAGTTAACTCGTAAATAAagctaacaaaataaaacttaaagaaaatcataaatgttttatcgttcaaataaaatggagcactaaatatttacatctcGTTTCGGTTGTGAAGTCACGTGCCTCTCGCTCGCATTTTATTGCATAGATTTATGACCCCCGgctttaaataagtacatagttGGCACATGGTACATGGTTGGTACTATTTTTTCCCGATGAGGCAAAACAGAATTTCTTCATCTCTTCTTCGACACAACGAGGCcaaatagattttttcttcaaaGGAGTGCCGTATAATCTTATCTTAAAggaattcaaattttaacaaaatttaaactagTTTCTAGTTAcacaaacaagaaaatattttacctgaCTTGTAGCTTGTAAATGCGAAAAGAATGagaaatgaatgaaagaaaaacattcctgttcaattacaattcttatttattacacatatCACACATggtatttaacaaatttttgaaaataatatattcaatttaaataattttggaatCGAGCGGGTATTGAATCCACGCCTCTGTcaatccgggacagtgctctatCGAGACACGAGTGCAGCTATCGAGACCCTGTTAGGTAGTTCTTTTTATATGTCAattattacttacaataaatactCTTTCAACCGCTAATAGCATTATATCTAATCAATGCTGAAGATGCGACAAAGTATTGTCAATGCGTCAATAAAAGTCAGACAATTTACTCCAAATATTCTGAATCTACCCGCTTTTCCGTTATGATTTCATCCcgctataatataataaaacccgACTTGAATTTCCGGCACTAAAAATTGTTCGTATAATATTCGTAGAATCAAACGGTTTCCcagtaaaatttgaatttactgCTGGGAAGAGGAAGAATAAAAACTATGCGATATGAAGCTGCGACAATGTTGCATTTTCCCTTAAAAATTCACAACTCAATTTTCTGGAAGTAACAAATTccataacaataaattgtcTGAGGCTTCGCGCGTTGATAacgataaattataataaattatgtctaCTTTTAAGTATACCTGTGCCTACctatgaaatattaaactataatatGATTACATGAGGTAGGTAATTGTAATTTGACGCAGGAAGACAAGAGAAGAGAGAGACAAGTTGGTGTTTTTGttccaaaaaattacttaaaataatatgaaatgatGTTTACTCGTGCGCTCGAATGATTCGAATTGTTCATATAACTAAACAGCGGGTCAAAACATATGGGCTACTTTATCATACACAACATTCCCATACATATACCATTAGTTTATCTAATCACTGTTCAAACATTGCATTATCTAGCTTGTTGCCCATTATTTAGCTGCCATAACCCGTGAAATTCGGACTGTTTTCAAACACTGTGAAATTCGTTGACTGTTTTCAGAATGTAGGCCCGTCCCGTCCTATCGACGCCTCTGTCGCTTTATATGCAAATTGAATGACCCTCAATTGGACGGGACGAAATGACATCTTCACTTCGCGTCATCTCATAATTGCAACCCTTTGCGGCCATATCGGCATATCTGGCATATtccaaagtaaaattaaattttaaatggtaATATAAATCTGCCGTTATTGGATTGTGAGGCAATCACAGCGGCGCGCTGGATATTTCGgaacatttaaaacaataaagtgCCTGTTGGTGTATTTTGAATACGCGATACTCGATTACGCAAAATAGTATTGGAATTGGTATTTACTTGTGAATGGAATATATTGGAATATAAATCAGGTTTTCGTTTAATTTGGCCATTAATTATGCGAAGATAGAAGCTCTTATCGAATGAAAACATAAAGAGAAGCAAAGTCAGCCTATTTCAGAAAATCGAGACGGTTTTCGTTTAACGGTTCGCTTCCTGAAAATAATGGAGTGGAGTTCAAGTCACCACGATAAGGTTGTTGcagtaaattaaaagttaattgtaTAACAAAGCCCGTGTTTGCGCTAACCACTCGATAAGCCAGCTTTAAGGTTTACTTCCTCTGTGAAATTAACTTTTGTTATTGGTGCTGACGTAttcctttttaattttgcggTTTCCAAACAAATGGTTACGTGaatagtttataaaatttttacgacagttgtaataactttatgactatataattttaaatacatagttaACCCGTGATGTATGAATGAACATGGTAATTTAGAAGCAATTTTTTATGGTTCAACATTTAGGGACATGGTAacccccagggcttcgctctcgtgggaatttcgtgataaaaataccgtatgtattatttcaggttattcCGTCTATtcgattttgcgtaaaagagtaacaaacattagatgacctcagtggcgcagtggtaaagtgcttgcctctgaatagagaggtcggatcatgatggaaaatggtatttttctgattggcccgggtcttggatatttatctatgtatatatacacatatatttgttataaactatagtatcgttgagttattacCTCAtagcacaagtctcgaactttccttggggctagctcaatatgtgtgatttgtcctaatatattatttaaaaaatattaaaacatacacacatacatacatactcacaaacttttgcatttagaAGTCAACAAAACTTGTGCTGCTGTGTCAATGATTTTATGATTCGAatcaattatgttttatttatacatattaatatattattttaaaaaatcgtacGGGCTTTATTCAAAGTCGACACATTTTGATGAGGAACACATTTTATTGGAATATCTAGTAGCTATTAGAGTATGAgcttttaaaatcattacactggaaataatatttccacattttatctgttatttatttatccggTGCATGGTATGTCACTACGATGTAtctttaaattactttatgcGCCGGTAATAGGGGCGAATTCGCAATGATTCTGGTTAGGTttgtgtgctgttgactgtacatttcCAGTAAGACATGAAAAGCGCTCAAGCGGCAATACCAAGGAAGAGTCAAGTTTTCTGCCGCTTGTTCGAGGCGTAAATTCAAAACGtcgtaaaatatgaaaaatatcagCGAAACGTCCGACGGATGCAGTCATAAAACTTACACTACATCTGCAAGAGTAAATATAAAGAGGTATTTCATCTGATGCAATTTGGAATCGCACCGATTAGAATCACATAACGcataacttaatatttttcaggtgTAATTCgaggaataaaatttactctTCTAAGAGCACTTCGAGTTGTAGATATTAGTGATGTTTTCAAGAATTTggatgtttaaaataatattttttctttctacaaTGTAATCGTtgctaatttataaaataaatcatcaccTAGTTTGATCATTAcgaatttttcttctttaaaataatttcaaacattttctaataatattaacacgACCgtgtaaaatgtatgaatcAAAAACTATAAAGTATTGAGTAGTGCATACCTTTTGGTGGTCTTGTATTTACTCATGTTAAGCAACTGTTTCACAACTTACGCTGTCCTGTGTACATAAGGTAATGTCCGTATTTCAAGTAAGACATCAAACATAACTTCCCAGTTGGAAACTTTTAAACTAGAAGTCATGTGCGACCgtctatatatatgttaacATGCATGCCGCGTAGCATTGTAATGCCGTGAGTAGTggcaatgaatttgaatagattgaagtgctgtcgactgtactatAAAAACTTCTCcaacatgataaaaaataaattcatttttctttCTCATCAGCTTAGCGTTTTCCCGGGAATTTCCTTAGttattgagcgtcggagcccaaggcCCGCTCTCCTACTTTTTCGCCTCTACTTCACACgatcgtcggcatccctagacCGTTATCACGCATATCATACTTCACGATTATGACATCAAGCCAACACTTCTTAGATTTGCCCCTTCAGGCAGGACGAGGCGGCACAGCCAGATATATTATcccttttatattaatatttatcgacAAAGCCGTCCTAGGCTTGGCATTCCTGGAGCTTATCTGCTATTCTATGCTACATGaagactaatataaataaatattattttttctcattaatCATTATTAGTCCAGCTTCCCGTATCACCGTAACTCTTCAAACATGCATTATTCGCCCGAAGAGTGCCATAAAACGTAGTTTCACCGGAGTAACTTATTCTTAGCTCATTCGGTGCAATTTCCTATGCAAATTTAATTGTTCCCAAAGACCACGTAAATCCGTGCGCTGCAGGAAAGTTAATTATGAGCCAGCCTGCTTCGCGATTAACGATGCTTGCTTTTGTTGTGTCTACGTCGAAAAATGAACACGCGAAATGATAttactcataaaaaaaattgaaatgattttgagatgaatttatttaaatttaattgcacAAAATACAGTTCGTTAAAGTACAAATCGGTAGGCTTTATGCTAAATgcattatttatctaaaagaCAACCATTGAATCATAATAAAGAATGCTAATGGGTTTAATTtaccatttaaaaattattcattccgTCGATCACGCGCGTATTCGAGACACATTCATCAAAACAATGACGTAGTGCCAGCATCGGACGTGTTTTTGTTAGCTctgtacttacatttttattttagtgcaTAAAAGTTCATCTTAACCactgaattttatattactggaagcagttatttttggacctcattacaatacaaaaactgTGATTGTGCTCACTATATTTCAagaattataaacaattaaacttcCAAAGTGATCAGtgacatttttcaaaagtGGGTGACCGTAAAAGATTGTTTTTACGAGTAACATTTATCATCGGAGCAAGTTATGAGGAGTCCATATATGTTTGATAATTTCGTCACTAACACTAAATACAAACTGGCTCAGCGGTAGAACGCACGGTGGACATCCGAGAGTTCATGGTTCAATCCCCAGTcgcagaatataaaaatattttttcaaaaatattttcttcaaaattggCTTTCAACAACTAAAATATTGAGGAGATAAAGTAATacgaaatttataatatccttTATTAGCAAAATAATTTCCTAATAATTTGTCTAACGATATGGCGAATTGCGACGAACATTGTATTGCCTGCAGAGATACTTTACCACCAGTCGGCGAAAGAGAAATGTGTTTGTGCACATATTGCAAACAAGATTACCATCTGAGATGCTTAAATATAGATAAGAATACATTCACTAAACTAGACTTAAAATCGAAATCGCTATGGAAGTGTCCTACTTgctataatataactaatcGACGCAAAGGGGATAACACAAACACACCAGTTAGGAGAGCGGTGGTTTTGGATGACTCAGTAATGTCATGCGACGACTCACTTATTGTTGATAACTCTTTACAAAATCCACAGCCTTCTGCTTCAGTACGCCCGTCTCTGGGAGGGGAAGTGACACTGCAAAGTATCGCGAATTTATTGGATTCTAAACTTGAATCAAAATTGGATGAAaagtttgaattatttaagaGATCATTTCAATCTAGTATGAGCCACctcataaaaaaagaagtagTTGCTGCTATTGACCAAGTCAGGCTTGAATTTACACAAACTACAGACTTTTTACAAGACGGGCAGAAAGAGCTCAAATCGGACATCGAGTCGACTGATGCAAAGGTTAAGTCACTTGAGAAACAAAATACTGATCTGAAAAAAGATTTGAATGCTTTGCAAAGACGTCTGGAATCGATAGAAAAAGTATCGCGTAGCCTTAATGTTGAAATTCAGGGAGTGCCCGAAAAGAGAAACGAGAATGTTATGACGCTCGTAAAGAATCTGTATAATGCAGTGAGCTTACCTACTACAGATACTGAAATTAGTACTTGTCGCCGAGTTGCGAAGTTACCTACAACTGCATCGAGCCGCCCACGTAACATTTTGCTATCACTGCCCTCTATGCGCCACCGTGATACTCTCCTGTCAGCTGTCAAGCGTTACAACAAATCAAACCCCGGTAACACATTAAGTTCTGTGCACTTAGGGATACAGGGCGACAAATGTCCTGTCTACGTTTCTGAACACCTATCACCAGAGTGCAAGGAGCTTTTCGCCTTGTCCAGAGTAGCAGCCCGAGGAAAATACAGATACGTATGGGTTAAATATGGAAACATTTATGTTAGGAAAGATGAGAACTCTCCGGCGATCCACATTAAAAACAAGGATTGTCTATCGAAaatcaaatagttttatatttatagtgattatttaattatatttatttctcatattattatatatatatatttttttttctatataactttgtaattgaattatttgatTATGCTTATGTACTATCAAAATGTAAATCGTATGCGTTCTAAAACACATCAGCTATACTTAAACATACTTAACAGTGATTACGATGTAATTTGCTTGACTGAGACAAATTTggatgtaggtatttttaatgagGAGATGTTTGATGAGCGTTACAATGTATTCAGGCGAGATAGAAATGAAAGTTCTTATAACGGGAGGAAGGACGAGGGAGGAGGGGTAATCGTggctattaaaaaatgttatactgTTATTCGTAGATCGTCCTGGGACAGTAACTTTGAGGATGTCTGGATTTCTATACTGCCCAAGTCCTCAAACCATTCTCCATTAAATATATGCTTATGTTATCTTCCACCTTATCTCCTTTCCGATGATGTCAGTAAATTTATGACGCACTGTCAAAATATCATTCTTAATAACAACTCTTCAGGACATTTTATACTGGTAGGCGACTTTAACTTCCCTGAAATATACTGGAATAAATCTGATTTGGATTCGCGACTTACCCCTGGCTCTGCTGTTTCCTCCAAGGACCGCTTTCTTTTTGACACAATGGCGTTATGTGATCTCAAACAGTACAATAGCTTTAGAAATTGTAACGATCGCCTCTTAGACCTAGTATTATCTACTATAAATGACCTAGAAGTAAATGAAATTGACCCACTATTAAATCTTGACCGCCATCATCCGGCTTTACTGATAAATCTTGACTATTGTAATGGCAAACCTAATCTTATGAAGCCGAATCCTAATGTTTTAAAACCtaacttttataaatgcaaCTTCGATAATGTTAGAGATTATTTAGGTAAAATTAACTGGTATGATCTATTTGATGGTTTGGATATCGATAGCGCCGTAGAAGCTTTGTACGAGGAAATTAATTCTGCTATTCTATTGTACACACCGCTGAAAAAATGTAACCCTCATCTATATCCGTACTGGTTTAGTTATCCCCTTATTCAATGTCTTCgtgaaaaggaaaaatatcataaattatttaaaaagtttgccAACCCAAGGGATTACGACACGTATAAAATGTTGAGAAGTCGCAGCAAACATCTAATGGACGCATGTTACAAATCTATGCAGAGGGAGGTTGAAAATAACTTAGATAAGGACGTTAGACAattctttaaatttgttaataataaaaagtcagGTGCAACTAGGGGTGTTCCTGAATCTATGAGTCATGGTGATAAATTTGCTACAGACCCTCAAGGCATTTGTGAACTGTTTTCTACATACTTTTCTTCGGTCTATGAAATTTCTGACAATAATGATTCTGCATTTGCACTACCTGACAGACTTAATCTAAcactaaataatgttttcataaCCAGAGAAGATATAGTCAAAAAAATCCAATCATTGGACTCCCATAA containing:
- the LOC128672676 gene encoding uncharacterized protein LOC128672676 is translated as MSCDDSLIVDNSLQNPQPSASVRPSLGGEVTLQSIANLLDSKLESKLDEKFELFKRSFQSSMSHLIKKEVVAAIDQVRLEFTQTTDFLQDGQKELKSDIESTDAKVKSLEKQNTDLKKDLNALQRRLESIEKVSRSLNVEIQGVPEKRNENVMTLVKNLYNAVSLPTTDTEISTCRRVAKLPTTASSRPRNILLSLPSMRHRDTLLSAVKRYNKSNPGNTLSSVHLGIQGDKCPVYVSEHLSPECKELFALSRVAARGKYRYVWVKYGNIYVRKDENSPAIHIKNKDCLSKIK